In Anaerolineales bacterium, the following proteins share a genomic window:
- a CDS encoding PadR family transcriptional regulator translates to MDNDELVQNMLLELRRGILSLAVLSQLGKEQYGYSLLKALSDQGMEIDQSTLYPLLRRLESQGLLQSDWRIVDEARPRRYYVISAQGKAALAKLKKEWSAMSATMTKMLS, encoded by the coding sequence ATGGACAATGACGAACTCGTACAAAACATGCTGTTGGAACTGCGGCGCGGCATCCTGTCTCTTGCGGTTCTGAGCCAATTGGGCAAGGAGCAATATGGTTATTCTCTGCTCAAGGCACTCTCTGATCAAGGCATGGAGATCGACCAAAGCACCCTCTATCCCCTGCTCCGCAGGCTCGAGTCGCAGGGACTGTTACAGTCCGATTGGCGCATCGTGGACGAAGCCCGTCCGCGCCGATATTACGTGATCAGCGCGCAAGGCAAGGCGGCGCTGGCAAAACTCAAAAAAGAATGGTCTGCCATGTCGGCGACCATGACGAAGATGTTGTCGTAA